The Mercurialis annua linkage group LG2, ddMerAnnu1.2, whole genome shotgun sequence genome contains a region encoding:
- the LOC126670553 gene encoding uncharacterized protein LOC126670553 — protein MASITWASALRITLLVLLVAAVSIACYTLPVEKILKDFLLWVEQDLGAWGPLVLAVAYIPLTILAVPASVLTLGGGYLFGLPVGFVADSIGATVGAGAAFLLGRTIGRSFVISKLKDYPQFRSVAIAIQRSGFKIVLLLRLVPLLPFNMLNYLLSVTPVPLGEYMLASWIGMMPITLALVYVGTTLKDLSDVTHGWSEFSTTRWICIVLGFVVSVILMFCVTKVAKNALDKALAENEDIDSILSSPQLPIVGDPSSVDLNQPLIIKIDAPQDGHEK, from the exons ATGGCTTCCATTACCTGGGCCTCTGCTCTCAGGATTACTCTCCTTGTTCTCCTGGTTGCCGCCGTTAGTATTGCTTGTTATACTCTCCCTGTTGAGAAG ATTTTGAAAGACTTCTTATTATGGGTAGAGCAAGATCTTGGGGCTTGGGGACCCCTTGTGCT GGCTGTTGCGTATATTCCTCTCACAATCCTCGCAGTTCCAGCATCAGTGCTCACT CTTGGTGGTGGTTATCTCTTTGGACTGCCTGTGGGGTTTGTTGCTGATTCAATTGGTGCCACTGTTGGTGCAGGGGCTGCTTTTCTTCTTGGAAGAACA ATTGGTAGATCTTTTGTAATTTCCAAGTTAAAGGATTATCCTCAATTCAGATCAGTTGCCATTGCGATTCAGAGATCTGGTTTCAAG ATTGTTCTGCTGCTTCGACTTGTTCCACTGCTTCCATTTAATATGTTGAATTACCTGTTGTCCGTGACTCCTGTCCCTTTAGGGGAATACATGCTGGCATCCTGGATAGGAATGATG CCAATAACTCTTGCACTAGTATATGTTGGAACAACTCTGAAGGATCTTTCTGATGTGACCCATGGCTGGAGCGAGTTTTCAACTACTCGTTGG ATCTGTATCGTACTGGGCTTTGTCGTATCTG TGATTCTAATGTTTTGTGTGACGAAAGTCGCCAAGAATGCTTTAGACAAAGCCTTGGCTGAGAATGAGGATATAGATAGCATTTTATCTTCACCGCAGTTACCGATCGTCGGTGATCCTTCTTCCGTTGATCTTAACCAGCCGCTGATAATCAAGATAGACGCACCTCAAGATGGCCatgaaaaatga
- the LOC126669214 gene encoding probable E3 ubiquitin-protein ligase LUL4, producing MGISFSSNNRRRNNHQNHHPPFYHHQHPPPPPPPPPPYHYSTEPPLSLPAPPPPPPPPPQSAYNPYPTHAPPQIQPYYSSHNHPPNYYSCNYANRINYQPFYYPNQTNGWSGSVRPNGVPPGQQQLIEPAPYIEHQNAKKVRNDVNVHKDTLRLEIDEQNPDTFLVSFVFDALFDGSITIFYFAKEEANCKFVPVFPEAHMPVKIPFQKGLGQKFFQPSGTGIDLGFFELNDLSKPSPGDDVFPLVIVAETSLAVQSTDEQVDDSESNTTGNMQISQAILEKKNNEPFQVRVIKQILWIDGVRYEMRELYGIGTSAAEGFNDSDPGKECVICMTEPKDTAVLPCRHMCMCSDCAKELRLQSNKCPICRQPIEELIEIRINNGDE from the exons atgggcATTTCCTTTAGCAGCAACAACAGAAGAAGAAACAACCACCAAAACCACCACCCTCCTTTTTATCACCACCAGCatccaccgccgccgccgccgccacctCCACCTTACCACTACTCCACAGAACCACCCCTCTCCCTCCCTGCACCTCCTCCACCGCCGCCACCGCCGCCGCAATCAGCTTACAATCCTTACCCTACACACGCACCGCCCCAAATTCAGCCTTACTACAGTTCCCATAATCATCCTCCGAATTACTATTCTTGCAACTATGCAAACAGAATCAATTACCAACCGTTTTATTATCCTAATCAGACCAATGGGTGGTCTGGTTCGGTTAGACCTAATGGGGTTCCTCCTGGTCAGCAGCAGCTAATCGAACCTGCTCCTTATATTGAGCATCAGAATGCTAAGAAGGTTAGAAACGACGTGAATGTTCATAAAGATACGTTAAGGCTTGAAATTGATGAACAGAATCCTGACACTTTCTTGGTTTCTTTCGTTTTTGATGCTTTGTTCGATGGAAG CATTACAATCTTCTATTTTGCCAAGGAAGAGGCCAACTGTAAATTTGTTCCTGTATTTCCTGAAGCCCATATGCCTGTAAAAATACCCTTTCAGAAAGGTCTTGGCCAGAAATTTTTTCAGCCTTCAGGAACAGGCATTGATTTGGGTTTCTTTGAGCTGAATGATCTCTCAAAACCATCCCCCGGGGATGATGTTTTCCCACTTGTAATAGTTGCTGAAACAAGCTTGGCAGTTCAGTCAACAGATGAACAAGTTGATGATTCCGAGTCAAACACAACTGGCAATATGCAGATTAGTCAAGCTATTCTTGAGAAGAAGAACAATGAGCCTTTCCAAGTAAGAGTAATAAAGCAAATTTTGTGGATTGATGGAGTTCGATATGAGATGCGGGAGCTTTATGGAATAGGAACCTCAGCAGCTGAAGGCTTCAATGACTCTGATCCTGGGAAAGAATGCGTCATTTGCATGACAGAACCTAAGGACACTGCTGTATTACCTTGCCGACATATG TGTATGTGCAGTGACTGTGCAAAAGAACTGAGGCTTCAATCAAATAAGTGCCCCATATGTCGTCAACCAATTGAAGAACTTATAGAGATCAGGATAAATAATGGTGATGAATAA
- the LOC126669260 gene encoding uncharacterized protein LOC126669260 has protein sequence MPPDKGLSSSPPSANHQPWLLRSSPLLQWRFHILTALVFVGMVTVWSIDGCTIKNVVESWRFKQEGYLKKKFFSQPSFSSNGTGDFAGVTNSSYSILDSSKNSSFSDEILESESREAIEKWVSADLQQNVSSDRNTTDGVRILELEDKVKWVSAKLEANLTINLIARWLSPGVVPCTDSRTVDIVIPGLDGQDLIELPAGKSHEFVFQAVDEFKNLRCLGGDYFETDLSGESWKSRPLLKDFGNGSYSVTLQVHPDFSGDYNLTVILLFRHYEGLKFSPSRFVYDKELRKIRIRFVKAHYELPELQICQKSDFTEELWLGRWTRHGKNDGCKISNDGRYRCLGSDFPCQSPWCDGSLGSLESNGWVYSSHCSFRLFSADSAWNCLKGRWLFFWGDSNHVDTIRNMLNFVLDLPSVKSVPRRFDMNFTNPKDASQSVRITSIFNGHWNETGNYLGLDSLKDEGFRNLVKKYFSEDTVPDSIIMNSGLHDGIHWRTIRRFSAGADYAVSFWKEVMDSVKQRGLVAPHIFYRTTISTAGYARSLAFNPNKMEVYNWVVLDKFRQAGLLSGVIDNFDMTYPWHYDNRCNDGVHYGRAPAKMKWRDGEIGHQYFVDLMLAHVLFNVLCLDIK, from the coding sequence ATGCCGCCGGATAAAGGATTAAGCTCATCACCACCGTCAGCAAATCACCAACCATGGCTACTACGGTCAAGTCCTTTACTTCAATGGCGGTTTCATATTCTTACAGCTTTAGTTTTTGTCGGTATGGTGACCGTTTGGAGTATAGACGGATGTACTATAAAGAACGTTGTTGAATCTTGGAGGTTTAAACAAGAAGGGtatttgaaaaagaaattcttTTCACAGCCTTCGTTTTCTTCCAACGGTACCGGAGATTTCGCCGGAGTTACTAATTCCAGCTATAGTATACTTGACAGCAGCAAAAACTCTAGCTTTTCTGATGAGATTCTTGAAAGTGAATCAAGAGAAGCTATTGAAAAGTGGGTGTCAGCTGATTTGCagcaaaatgtgagttctgatCGGAATACAACTGATGGGGTAAGGATTCTTGAATTAGAAGATAAAGTTAAGTGGGTGTCAGCAAAATTAGAGGCAAATTTGACCATAAATTTAATAGCAAGGTGGCTATCTCCAGGGGTTGTGCCGTGTACAGATTCACGGACGGTGGACATTGTAATACCTGGATTGGATGGTCAAGATTTGATTGAGCTGCCTGCTGGTAAGAGTCATGAGTTTGTTTTTCAGGCAGTGGACGAGTTCAAGAATCTGAGGTGTTTAGGTGGGGATTATTTTGAGACTGATCTTTCGGGGGAGTCATGGAAGTCTAGGCCTTTGCTCAAAGATTTCGGAAACGGCTCGTATTCGGTCACTCTTCAGGTTCATCCTGATTTTTCTGGTGATTATAATCTTACTGTTATTTTGCTTTTTAGGCATTATGAGGGTTTGAAATTTTCGCCTTCGAGATTTGTTTATGATAAAGAATTGCGTAAGATTCGAATTAGGTTTGTTAAAGCTCATTATGAGCTTCCAGAGCTGCAGATTTGTCAAAAATCTGATTTTACTGAAGAGCTTTGGTTAGGGAGGTGGACTAGGCATGGTAAAAACGATGGCTGTAAAATTAGTAACGATGGCCGGTACCGTTGCTTGGGGTCGGATTTTCCGTGCCAAAGTCCATGGTGTGATGGTTCTTTAGGTTCATTAGAGAGTAATGGCTGGGTTTACTCTAGTCATTGTTCATTTAGGCTCTTTTCAGCTGATTCTGCTTGGAATTGCTTGAAGGGTAGGTGGCTTTTCTTTTGGGGAGACTCTAATCATGTTGATACTATAAGAAACATGCTTAATTTTGTATTGGACTTGCCTTCGGTTAAATCTGTTCCTAGACGGTTTGATATGAATTTTACAAATCCTAAAGATGCTTCTCAATCAGTTCGAATTACGAGCATTTTTAATGGTCATTGGAACGAGACGGGGAATTATCTAGGGTTGGATTCATTGAAAGATGAGGGATTTAGAAATTTGGTGAAGAAATACTTCTCGGAAGACACTGTGCCAGACTCTATAATCATGAATTCCGGTTTACATGACGGTATACATTGGAGGACTATCAGAAGATTTTCTGCCGGAGCTGATTATGCAGTGTCGTTTTGGAAAGAAGTTATGGATTCTGTGAAGCAGAGAGGATTAGTGGCTCCGCATATCTTCTATCGGACCACTATTAGCACTGCCGGGTATGCTAGATCACTGGCATTTAATCCGAACAAGATGGAGGTATACAATTGGGTGGTTTTGGATAAATTTAGGCAGGCAGGGCTTCTTTCTGGGGTGATTGATAACTTTGATATGACATATCCGTGGCATTATGACAATCGTTGCAACGACGGGGTACATTATGGCAGAGCTCCGGCAAAGATGAAGTGGAGAGATGGTGAGATTGGACACCAATATTTTGTCGACCTTATGTTGGCTCATGTgctttttaatgttttatgttTAGATATCAAATGA
- the LOC126669215 gene encoding uncharacterized protein LOC126669215 — protein MRGWSIFRFGICFDSCRDHTQTSGFGSRIYNLSERPIELQVRVGSILKRVHTLKPGCSKRLKCKSIYKAYMPVGGGGGKNNEAGLKNLLYYFDETCHPYIWIHDTGADFSRMVKQQYISLEDLRDYSEIRIFRDHQRGCISVRKKTRPDFC, from the coding sequence ATGCGAGGATGGAGCATATTTCGCTTCGGAATTTGCTTCGATAGCTGCCGAGATCACACGCAAACATCAGGATTCGGCAGCAGAATCTACAACCTGAGTGAGAGACCAATAGAGCTTCAAGTAAGAGTCGGATCAATTCTGAAAAGGGTTCATACCTTAAAACCAGGATGTTCTAAGAGGCTCAAGTGTAAGAGCATATACAAAGCCTATATGCCTGTCGGAGGAGGAGGTGGTAAGAATAATGAAGCAGGGCTGAAAAACTTGCTGTACTACTTTGATGAGACTTGTCATCCGTACATTTGGATTCACGACACCGGTGCCGATTTCTCCAGGATGGTTAAGCAGCAGTACATTAGTCTTGAAGACTTGAGAGATTATTCTGAGATCAGAATTTTTAGGGATCATCAAAGAGGATGCATTTCGGTTCGTAAGAAAACTAGGCCTGATTTTTGCTGA